Proteins encoded within one genomic window of Sphaerisporangium krabiense:
- a CDS encoding LysR family transcriptional regulator, with protein sequence MSDGVPGRDRHDRQPERAPDPLRDLANLNLLRVFDALLQDGSVTAAAERLHLSIPATSRALGRLRRAMGDPILVRAGRQMAPTPFALRTAPRVRSLLQEASALISADREVTIADLTHTFTIRINDGVAATLASAAVEATAADAPGVTLRFVTEGTESVEALRDGSVDLDIGAGDAAAPDIRTAVLYRERMVGVVRADSPLGRHRRPTLAQLCRYPHVSASRRGRARGPLDDALEAAGLRRHVAAVVPTFAVAALLVASTPYIGLVPQRLAEQYGQALGVRWFPVPADLPEVDVRLLWHARLDADPAQRWLRDTIRDAFRSPS encoded by the coding sequence GTGTCCGACGGCGTTCCCGGGCGCGACCGACACGACCGGCAGCCCGAGCGTGCGCCCGATCCCCTCCGCGATCTCGCGAACCTGAACCTGCTGCGGGTGTTCGACGCGCTGCTCCAGGACGGCAGCGTCACGGCGGCGGCCGAGCGCCTTCACCTGTCCATCCCCGCGACCAGCCGGGCGCTCGGCCGGTTGCGGCGGGCGATGGGCGACCCGATCCTGGTGCGCGCCGGTCGTCAGATGGCGCCCACCCCGTTCGCGCTTCGGACCGCGCCCCGGGTCCGTTCACTGCTCCAGGAGGCGTCGGCGCTGATCAGCGCCGACCGTGAGGTCACGATCGCCGACCTCACGCACACCTTCACGATCCGCATCAACGACGGCGTGGCCGCGACCCTGGCCTCGGCGGCGGTCGAAGCCACGGCCGCGGACGCCCCGGGCGTGACGCTGCGTTTCGTCACCGAGGGCACTGAGAGCGTCGAGGCGCTCCGCGACGGTTCGGTCGATCTGGACATCGGCGCCGGCGACGCCGCCGCTCCCGACATCCGGACGGCCGTGCTGTACCGCGAACGCATGGTCGGCGTCGTCCGCGCCGACAGCCCCCTCGGCCGTCACCGCCGGCCGACGCTGGCGCAGCTGTGCCGGTATCCGCACGTCTCGGCCTCGCGCCGTGGCCGTGCCCGAGGACCACTCGACGACGCGCTCGAAGCCGCGGGTCTGCGACGCCACGTCGCGGCCGTCGTCCCCACCTTCGCCGTCGCCGCGCTCCTGGTGGCGTCCACCCCTTACATCGGGCTCGTCCCGCAACGCCTCGCCGAGCAGTACGGCCAGGCCCTCGGGGTCCGCTGGTTCCCCGTCCCCGCGGACCTGCCGGAAGTGGACGTACGCCTGCTCTGGCACGCACGCCTCGACGCCGACCCGGCACAGCGCTGGCTCCGTGACACGATCCGCGACGCGTTCCGCTCTCCGTCCTGA
- a CDS encoding 4-hydroxybenzoate 3-monooxygenase: protein MVAVRESTAVVIVGAGPAGLTLGNLLLRAGVECVVLERRSRAHVEERQRAGVLDHAGARIFEEWGLADGVLAGVPGDGGLEIRVDGEPRYLDFAELSGGRTGRLIPQQMLVRRLMGAFEEGGGDLRFDAGEVALHGLDGDGPWVSYRDGGGVVREIGCAYVAGCDGHHGVSRASVPAGALTTYSHDHGIGWLTVLADVPPPRRPLMAVASEGFAAHFPRGPMASRFYLQCAPEEGVGDWGEERIWAQLRSRLGDAGLPAGRITEMSVVEMRSFVVDPMRFGRLFLVGDAAHIVTPMGGKGMNLAIGDADVLARALRAAVREGDGEGVAAYSAVCLRRVWNYQEFSRWLTEMTHDAGDVRVAGEFRRQLARARLERLFSSGAAARAFADLVAGG, encoded by the coding sequence ATGGTGGCTGTTCGGGAGAGCACCGCGGTCGTGATCGTCGGTGCGGGGCCGGCGGGGCTGACGCTGGGGAACCTGCTGCTGCGGGCGGGTGTGGAGTGCGTGGTGCTGGAACGGCGGAGCCGGGCGCACGTGGAGGAGCGGCAGCGGGCGGGCGTGCTGGACCACGCCGGTGCGCGGATCTTCGAGGAGTGGGGGCTGGCGGACGGTGTGCTGGCGGGTGTGCCGGGGGACGGGGGGCTGGAGATCCGGGTCGACGGGGAGCCGCGTTACCTGGACTTCGCCGAGTTGTCGGGGGGCAGGACGGGCCGGTTGATTCCGCAGCAGATGCTGGTGCGGCGGCTGATGGGGGCGTTCGAGGAGGGGGGTGGGGATCTGCGGTTCGACGCGGGTGAGGTGGCGTTGCACGGGCTGGACGGGGACGGGCCGTGGGTGTCGTACCGGGACGGGGGCGGGGTGGTGCGGGAGATCGGGTGCGCGTATGTGGCGGGGTGTGACGGTCATCATGGGGTGAGCCGGGCGAGTGTGCCGGCGGGGGCGTTGACGACGTATTCGCATGATCATGGGATCGGCTGGTTGACGGTGCTGGCGGATGTGCCGCCGCCGCGTCGTCCGTTGATGGCGGTGGCGTCGGAGGGGTTCGCGGCGCATTTCCCGCGGGGGCCGATGGCGAGCCGGTTCTATCTGCAGTGCGCGCCGGAGGAGGGGGTGGGGGATTGGGGCGAGGAGCGGATCTGGGCGCAGTTGCGGTCGCGTCTGGGGGATGCGGGTTTGCCGGCCGGGCGGATCACGGAGATGTCCGTGGTGGAGATGCGGAGTTTCGTGGTGGATCCGATGCGGTTCGGCAGGCTTTTTCTGGTGGGGGATGCGGCGCATATCGTCACGCCGATGGGTGGTAAGGGGATGAATCTGGCGATCGGTGATGCGGATGTGCTGGCGCGTGCGTTGCGGGCGGCGGTGCGTGAGGGGGATGGGGAGGGGGTGGCGGCGTATTCGGCGGTGTGTCTGCGGCGGGTGTGGAATTACCAGGAGTTCTCGCGGTGGTTGACGGAGATGACGCACGACGCGGGGGATGTGCGGGTGGCGGGTGAGTTCCGCCGCCAGTTGGCGAGGGCGCGCCTGGAGCGGTTGTTCAGTTCGGGGGCGGCGGCACGGGCGTTCGCCGATCTGGTGGCGGGCGGGTGA
- a CDS encoding class I SAM-dependent methyltransferase: MSTTDAVTFWDDVYADRPAAVDPRPNARLTETVTGLAPGRALDLGCGDGGDALWLARQGWHVTAVDISAVAVDRLAALARARDLADRVVTARHDLQESFPSGEFDLICAHYLHTPLDLDRAAVLRAAAHVLRPGGRLLVVDHGSTAPWSWNQDPGIRYPAPREVAAGLDLDAATWTVERAGSPRRIATGPGGRTAEVTDHVLLIRRTA; encoded by the coding sequence ATGAGCACCACCGACGCGGTCACGTTCTGGGACGACGTCTACGCGGACCGACCGGCGGCCGTCGACCCGCGGCCGAACGCCCGTCTCACCGAGACGGTCACCGGCCTCGCGCCCGGCCGCGCGCTGGACCTCGGATGCGGTGACGGTGGCGACGCGCTGTGGCTCGCCCGCCAGGGGTGGCACGTCACCGCCGTCGACATCTCGGCCGTGGCGGTCGACCGGCTCGCCGCCCTCGCCCGCGCCCGCGACCTCGCCGACCGGGTCGTCACCGCGCGGCACGACCTGCAGGAGTCCTTCCCCTCAGGCGAATTCGACCTGATCTGCGCCCACTACCTGCACACGCCCCTGGACCTGGACAGGGCGGCCGTGCTGCGCGCGGCCGCGCACGTCCTGCGCCCTGGCGGGCGGCTGCTGGTCGTCGACCACGGCTCGACCGCGCCGTGGTCATGGAACCAGGATCCCGGCATCCGGTACCCGGCCCCCAGGGAGGTCGCCGCCGGTCTCGATCTGGACGCGGCGACGTGGACGGTCGAGCGGGCCGGCTCACCCCGCCGGATCGCGACCGGGCCTGGCGGGCGCACCGCCGAGGTCACCGACCACGTGCTGCTCATCCGCCGCACCGCCTGA
- a CDS encoding DinB family protein, with translation MSDPARRRRDTPPPRTGSGEAEVLRGFLDYLRASVAAKVDGAPEPQVRTAAVPSGTNLLGLLNHLTWVERAIFLGEEVTDWQATFRAAPADGVKDVVARYRETVERANDLLDRCADLGAPVPRPRQGRPAPSVRWALTHMIEETGRHAGHADILRELIDGTTGR, from the coding sequence ATGTCCGACCCCGCGCGCCGCCGCCGCGACACCCCGCCGCCCCGCACCGGGAGCGGCGAGGCCGAGGTCCTGCGCGGCTTCCTCGACTACCTCCGGGCCTCGGTCGCCGCGAAGGTCGACGGCGCCCCCGAACCACAGGTGCGAACGGCCGCCGTGCCGTCGGGCACGAACCTGCTCGGCCTGCTCAACCACCTGACCTGGGTCGAACGCGCGATCTTCCTGGGGGAGGAGGTCACCGACTGGCAGGCGACGTTCCGGGCCGCCCCGGCGGACGGCGTCAAGGATGTCGTCGCCCGCTACCGCGAGACGGTCGAACGCGCGAACGACCTGCTCGACCGGTGCGCCGATCTCGGCGCACCGGTCCCGCGACCGCGGCAGGGCCGCCCCGCGCCCAGCGTCCGCTGGGCGCTCACCCACATGATCGAGGAGACCGGCCGCCACGCGGGCCACGCGGACATCCTCCGCGAACTGATCGACGGGACGACCGGACGCTGA
- a CDS encoding lytic polysaccharide monooxygenase: MRRVVTLLSSAAIAAASVVFVATPASAHGYIVSPPSRQANCAQGKVSNCGQIIWEPASVEGPKGLKNCSGGDGRWAPLDDDSKAWPVAKVSDTVNFQWTIEARHATSTWEYYVGGTRIAVFDDKGRLPGSTVSHTVSLGGRTGRIKLLAIWNIADTAMAFYNCVDLQVGPGGGDPTPTPTPTITPTVTPTPTPTRTPTPTPTVVPTGPWTAGTAYTVGSQVTYNGATYRCLQPHTALPGWEPPNVPALWARV; this comes from the coding sequence ATGCGAAGAGTAGTCACGTTGCTGTCCTCGGCGGCCATCGCCGCGGCCAGCGTGGTGTTCGTGGCGACGCCGGCCTCCGCGCACGGCTACATCGTCTCGCCCCCCAGCCGGCAGGCGAACTGCGCCCAGGGCAAGGTCTCCAACTGCGGCCAGATCATCTGGGAGCCGGCCAGCGTCGAGGGTCCCAAGGGCCTGAAGAACTGCAGCGGCGGCGACGGGCGCTGGGCGCCCCTGGACGACGACAGCAAGGCGTGGCCGGTGGCCAAGGTCTCCGACACCGTCAACTTCCAGTGGACGATCGAGGCCCGGCACGCCACCAGCACCTGGGAGTACTACGTCGGCGGCACCCGGATCGCGGTCTTCGACGACAAGGGCAGGCTGCCCGGCTCGACCGTCTCGCACACGGTGAGCCTGGGCGGCAGGACCGGCCGCATCAAGCTGCTGGCCATCTGGAACATCGCCGACACGGCGATGGCGTTCTACAACTGCGTCGACCTGCAGGTCGGCCCCGGTGGCGGCGACCCGACCCCCACCCCCACGCCGACCATCACGCCGACCGTGACCCCCACGCCCACCCCGACCCGGACGCCGACCCCGACCCCGACGGTCGTCCCCACCGGTCCGTGGACGGCGGGCACCGCCTACACCGTGGGTTCGCAGGTCACCTACAACGGCGCCACCTACCGGTGCCTGCAGCCGCACACCGCCCTGCCCGGCTGGGAGCCGCCGAACGTCCCGGCGCTCTGGGCCCGCGTCTGA
- a CDS encoding helix-turn-helix transcriptional regulator, protein MVTEALDGIAGRPVVQVFGTNAGAAIPLGAYAHMLPARFPVGGWGNLLRWAADAVAPSPTLLHVDDAHLLDATSAALVHHLVVHGRATAVVTVRSGEPSPDSIMALWKNDLIPRLELAPLSAEETRLLLSRALGGQVALWTARRLHAAALGNILFLRELVLAGQEQGCLRRSPQGVWQWQGELRVSSRLRELIEARLGGVGDAEREVLEFVALGEPLDADILSGLVPRPAVDRAEAGQFITTGWQEDRLVARLAHPLYGDAVRSAMGPFRTRSLVRRLAQAVQAAGMRRRGDLVRVAVWQLDGERAADPALLIQACQAAWAAWDLDLAIRLGRAALDAGGGATVAATLGSLLLFTGQGREAEAVLVRTRELIASDEELVAHHVVRAWNLIFGLGREAEAFQVLAVAEGATTVPALLQHILSMRAGFHMYAGRLREAEQDLDRARELGELETWLTGMMNALSAWILVLRGRLGEGLALAAGTLSGSETWREKTPFVEHVLEDAICLAHLFAGSLDAAEAVATERLALDGPRPGPRATSSGVLGMVHRLRGQVQDALRWCGDSAECWDSIPLVTTAPCRGEFAIVAALAGDLEAARRVFPGDEESAPLLSFTGVGFLLPLARTWMTALAGDTQGAIARALAAADDAERHGLHSWQVFALHDVVRLGAATRVAGRLAGLADLVEGELVVLCARHAAARTGKALEEVSADFERLGMILYAAEAAAQASLAHAAEGRERHARALAGRAYDLASRCQGAHTPALAHLSAPRLTASEWEIARLAAAGLTNRQIAGRRVISIRTVSSHLNRVYHKLGVSDRTGLARRLNTLSPHQAGPWTGTGSGDGGRFDQTAT, encoded by the coding sequence TTGGTCACCGAAGCGCTCGACGGCATCGCCGGTCGTCCCGTCGTCCAGGTGTTCGGGACCAACGCCGGGGCCGCCATCCCGCTCGGCGCGTACGCCCACATGCTCCCCGCCCGGTTTCCCGTCGGGGGATGGGGCAACCTGTTGCGCTGGGCCGCCGACGCCGTCGCGCCGTCCCCCACGCTGCTGCACGTCGACGACGCCCACCTGCTGGACGCGACCTCGGCCGCCCTGGTACACCACCTGGTCGTGCACGGCCGGGCGACGGCGGTGGTCACCGTCCGCAGCGGCGAGCCCTCACCCGACTCGATCATGGCACTGTGGAAGAACGACCTGATACCCCGGCTGGAACTCGCCCCCCTGTCGGCGGAGGAGACACGTCTGCTGCTGTCGCGGGCCCTGGGCGGGCAGGTCGCCCTATGGACCGCGCGACGCCTGCACGCGGCCGCCCTGGGCAACATTCTGTTCCTGCGCGAGCTCGTGCTGGCCGGGCAGGAGCAGGGATGCCTGCGCAGGTCACCTCAGGGAGTCTGGCAGTGGCAGGGCGAACTGCGCGTCTCCTCCCGGCTCAGGGAGCTGATCGAGGCCCGGCTCGGCGGTGTCGGCGACGCCGAGCGCGAAGTGCTGGAGTTCGTCGCCCTCGGCGAGCCGCTGGACGCCGACATCCTGTCGGGCCTGGTGCCTCGCCCGGCCGTCGACCGGGCCGAGGCCGGGCAGTTCATCACCACCGGCTGGCAGGAGGACCGGCTCGTGGCTCGGCTCGCGCATCCGCTCTACGGCGACGCGGTTCGCAGCGCGATGGGACCCTTCCGGACCCGCTCCCTGGTACGCCGGCTCGCCCAGGCCGTACAGGCGGCCGGGATGCGGCGTCGCGGCGACCTCGTCCGGGTGGCGGTCTGGCAGCTCGACGGCGAGCGGGCGGCCGACCCCGCCCTCCTGATACAGGCATGCCAGGCCGCGTGGGCGGCGTGGGACCTGGATCTGGCGATCCGGCTCGGCCGCGCCGCCCTGGACGCCGGTGGCGGCGCCACCGTGGCGGCGACGCTGGGATCGCTGCTGCTCTTCACCGGCCAGGGCCGGGAGGCCGAGGCGGTGCTGGTCCGTACGCGGGAGCTGATCGCCTCCGACGAAGAGCTGGTCGCGCACCACGTCGTACGCGCCTGGAACCTGATCTTCGGCCTGGGCCGGGAAGCCGAAGCCTTCCAGGTGCTGGCGGTCGCGGAGGGGGCGACCACCGTTCCCGCCCTGCTGCAGCACATCTTGTCGATGAGGGCCGGGTTCCACATGTACGCCGGGCGGCTGCGGGAGGCCGAGCAGGACCTCGACCGGGCACGCGAGCTGGGGGAGCTGGAGACCTGGCTCACCGGCATGATGAACGCGCTCTCGGCGTGGATCCTGGTCCTGCGGGGGCGGCTGGGGGAGGGGCTGGCCCTGGCGGCCGGCACGCTCTCCGGTAGTGAGACCTGGCGGGAGAAGACGCCGTTCGTCGAGCATGTCCTGGAGGACGCGATCTGCCTGGCCCATCTGTTCGCCGGTTCCCTCGACGCCGCCGAGGCCGTCGCCACCGAACGGCTGGCGCTCGATGGCCCGCGGCCGGGCCCCCGGGCGACCTCCAGCGGAGTCCTCGGTATGGTTCATCGGCTCCGCGGCCAGGTCCAGGACGCGCTGCGGTGGTGCGGCGACAGCGCCGAATGCTGGGACTCGATCCCGCTGGTGACCACGGCCCCCTGCCGGGGCGAGTTCGCGATCGTGGCGGCCTTGGCGGGCGATCTGGAGGCTGCCCGGAGGGTGTTCCCCGGCGACGAGGAGTCGGCGCCGCTCCTCTCGTTCACAGGGGTGGGCTTCTTGCTGCCGCTGGCGCGGACATGGATGACGGCGCTCGCGGGAGACACGCAGGGCGCCATCGCGCGTGCGCTGGCCGCCGCCGACGACGCCGAACGGCACGGTCTGCACAGCTGGCAGGTTTTCGCGTTGCACGATGTGGTGCGGCTGGGCGCGGCCACGCGGGTCGCCGGCCGGCTCGCCGGTCTCGCCGATCTGGTCGAGGGTGAACTGGTCGTGCTCTGCGCCAGGCACGCCGCGGCCCGTACCGGCAAGGCGCTGGAGGAGGTTTCCGCGGACTTCGAGAGGCTCGGAATGATCCTCTATGCCGCCGAGGCCGCCGCCCAGGCGAGCCTCGCCCACGCCGCCGAGGGACGCGAGCGTCACGCGCGGGCCTTGGCGGGACGCGCCTATGACCTCGCGAGCCGCTGCCAAGGCGCGCACACGCCCGCCCTGGCGCACCTGTCCGCTCCCCGGCTGACCGCGAGCGAATGGGAGATCGCCCGGTTGGCCGCCGCGGGGCTGACCAACCGCCAGATCGCCGGCCGGCGGGTCATCTCCATACGGACGGTCTCCAGCCATCTGAACCGCGTCTACCACAAGCTCGGAGTCAGCGACCGGACCGGCCTGGCCCGCAGGCTGAACACCCTCAGCCCGCACCAGGCCGGCCCTTGGACCGGGACAGGTTCAGGTGACGGGGGCCGATTTGATCAGACTGCTACGTAG
- a CDS encoding zinc-dependent alcohol dehydrogenase family protein has translation MIAIRPSMVRSYHATTGGGTDGLSLRTHEPRTPREGEVAVAVHATSLSFRELLVLRGHYVLPVKPDVIPVSDGAGEVVAVGPDVRRVRPGDRVTAALFPRWLDGPLEPAYLPQLGGSLDGMLTELAILPEDALVHIPDHLSYAEAATLPCAAVTAWNALTGDGRGIQRGQTMLVTGSGGVSLFTVQFAKLLGATVIATTSRADKEQRLRDLGADEVINYRDIPNWHTATRERTAGRGVDRVVDTAGTLEQSLKSVAVDGHIAFVGSLSGKWPPVDPRLLFGVAATVRALAVGSRAQFIEMNDVITAHRLRPVLDQVFPFEEAVAAYRYYESASPFGKVIIKIR, from the coding sequence ATGATCGCGATACGCCCATCGATGGTGCGCAGCTACCACGCCACCACCGGCGGCGGCACCGATGGCCTGTCGCTGCGCACGCACGAACCACGCACCCCCAGGGAGGGGGAGGTCGCGGTCGCGGTCCACGCCACCTCACTCAGCTTCCGCGAACTCCTGGTACTACGAGGGCACTACGTGCTGCCCGTCAAACCGGACGTCATACCCGTCTCGGACGGTGCCGGCGAGGTAGTCGCCGTCGGGCCGGATGTCCGGCGGGTACGCCCAGGCGACCGCGTCACCGCCGCACTGTTCCCGCGATGGCTGGACGGCCCACTGGAACCGGCATACCTGCCGCAACTGGGTGGCTCGCTCGACGGAATGCTGACCGAACTGGCCATCCTCCCCGAGGACGCGCTCGTGCACATCCCCGACCACCTCTCCTACGCCGAGGCGGCGACTCTTCCCTGCGCCGCCGTCACGGCATGGAACGCCCTGACCGGCGACGGCCGCGGAATCCAGCGCGGACAGACCATGCTGGTCACCGGCTCCGGCGGCGTGTCGCTGTTCACGGTGCAGTTCGCCAAACTCCTGGGCGCGACAGTGATCGCCACGACAAGCCGCGCGGACAAGGAACAGCGCCTTCGCGATCTGGGAGCCGACGAGGTGATCAACTACCGCGACATCCCGAACTGGCACACCGCCACCCGCGAACGCACCGCCGGGCGAGGAGTCGACCGCGTCGTCGACACCGCCGGAACGCTTGAGCAGTCGCTGAAGTCAGTCGCCGTCGACGGACACATCGCCTTCGTGGGGTCCCTCTCCGGCAAGTGGCCACCGGTCGACCCTCGCCTGCTGTTCGGCGTCGCCGCCACCGTGCGCGCACTGGCCGTCGGCAGTCGCGCCCAGTTCATCGAGATGAACGACGTCATCACCGCGCATCGCCTCCGGCCGGTCCTCGACCAGGTGTTCCCCTTCGAAGAAGCCGTGGCGGCGTACAGGTACTACGAATCGGCCAGCCCGTTCGGAAAGGTGATCATCAAGATCAGATAG
- a CDS encoding helix-turn-helix domain-containing protein — MDLDLGLVADFLVLVQERHYGRAAVRLHLTSSALTKRVRRLERQLGVALVERDPAGVLAVTSAGRRFAAAAVPLIAQAGAARDSARAAPARYAADRRPRCS; from the coding sequence ATGGATCTGGATCTCGGTTTGGTCGCCGACTTCCTGGTTCTCGTACAGGAGCGGCACTATGGGCGTGCGGCCGTGCGGCTGCACCTGACCTCGTCGGCGTTGACCAAGCGCGTCCGGCGTCTGGAACGACAACTCGGAGTCGCCCTCGTCGAGCGCGATCCTGCGGGTGTGCTCGCCGTGACCTCCGCGGGCCGGCGGTTCGCGGCCGCGGCCGTGCCCCTGATCGCCCAGGCCGGCGCCGCCCGCGACAGTGCCCGCGCCGCACCCGCCCGGTACGCCGCGGATCGGCGTCCCCGGTGCTCATGA
- a CDS encoding darcynin family protein → MPTESPEAGLTAFMLVKTTPEWLGLSVEQRVDVFRTEIVPAITSKVRDVRSRFYDTEFYSARVTDVWVWEARDHQAYRLLIEALRDTSFWDRYFEVVDLLVGVENAYARNGLDDLATIEA, encoded by the coding sequence ATGCCCACGGAGTCACCCGAAGCCGGCTTGACGGCGTTCATGCTGGTGAAGACCACACCCGAGTGGCTCGGCCTGTCGGTCGAGCAACGGGTGGACGTCTTCAGGACCGAGATCGTCCCCGCGATCACGAGCAAGGTCAGGGACGTCCGGTCGCGGTTCTACGACACCGAGTTCTACTCGGCACGCGTGACCGACGTCTGGGTGTGGGAGGCACGCGACCACCAGGCGTACCGGCTCCTGATCGAGGCGCTGCGCGACACCTCCTTCTGGGATCGGTACTTCGAGGTCGTCGACCTCCTGGTCGGCGTGGAGAACGCCTACGCCAGGAACGGGCTGGACGACCTCGCCACCATCGAGGCGTGA
- a CDS encoding beta-ketoacyl-[acyl-carrier-protein] synthase family protein encodes MNAGASVTGMGATTPLGGDVASTWEGMLAGRSGVVAVEEEWARELPVRIAGRMRVDPAEVLGRVSARRLDRCQQAAVVAAREAWAAAGAPEVEPERLAVVIGTGVGGVLTTLAQDDLMEASGARKVSPYTVPMLMPNGPAAVVSMELGARAGAHTPVSACASGAEAIAMGLDLIRLGRADVVVAGGAEACLHPLTMAGFGQARALSTRNESPREASRPFDAGRDGFVLGEGAAVMVLEREEFAAARGAGAHARLAGAGTSSDAHHITAADVAGQARAIRLALASAGLAALDVGHVSAHATSTPIGDVTEARSIAETIGTHAAVTAVKSMVGHLCGAAGALGAMAAVLALRDGVIPAIRNLEEPDPEVKLDLVGGEPRRGRWDAALANAFGFGGHNASLIFTRA; translated from the coding sequence ATGAACGCGGGCGCCTCGGTCACCGGGATGGGGGCGACCACGCCGCTGGGCGGGGACGTGGCCTCCACCTGGGAGGGCATGCTGGCGGGACGGTCGGGCGTGGTGGCGGTGGAGGAGGAGTGGGCGCGCGAGCTGCCGGTGCGGATCGCCGGGCGCATGCGGGTCGACCCGGCCGAGGTGCTCGGCCGGGTGAGCGCGCGGCGGCTGGACCGCTGCCAGCAGGCCGCCGTGGTCGCGGCGCGGGAGGCGTGGGCGGCCGCGGGCGCGCCGGAGGTCGAGCCCGAGCGGCTGGCCGTGGTGATCGGCACGGGGGTCGGCGGGGTGCTGACCACGCTGGCGCAGGACGACCTGATGGAGGCGTCCGGGGCGCGGAAGGTGTCGCCGTACACGGTGCCCATGTTGATGCCGAACGGGCCGGCGGCGGTGGTGAGCATGGAGCTCGGGGCCAGGGCCGGGGCGCACACGCCGGTGAGCGCGTGCGCCTCGGGGGCCGAGGCGATCGCGATGGGGCTGGACCTGATCCGGCTCGGCAGGGCGGACGTGGTGGTGGCCGGGGGAGCGGAGGCGTGCCTGCACCCGCTGACCATGGCGGGGTTCGGGCAGGCCAGGGCGCTGTCCACGCGCAACGAGTCCCCGCGGGAGGCCTCGCGTCCTTTCGACGCCGGGCGGGACGGGTTCGTGCTGGGGGAGGGGGCGGCCGTCATGGTGCTGGAGCGTGAGGAGTTCGCGGCGGCGCGTGGTGCGGGGGCGCACGCGCGGCTCGCGGGGGCGGGCACCAGCTCGGACGCCCATCACATCACCGCGGCGGATGTGGCGGGTCAGGCGCGGGCGATCCGGCTGGCGCTGGCCTCGGCGGGGCTGGCGGCGCTGGACGTGGGGCACGTGAGCGCGCACGCCACTTCGACGCCGATCGGGGATGTCACGGAGGCGCGTTCGATCGCCGAGACGATCGGCACGCACGCGGCGGTGACGGCGGTGAAGTCGATGGTGGGGCACCTGTGCGGGGCGGCGGGGGCGCTCGGCGCGATGGCGGCGGTGCTGGCCCTGCGTGACGGGGTGATCCCGGCGATCCGGAACCTGGAGGAGCCGGACCCGGAGGTCAAGCTGGACCTGGTCGGCGGGGAGCCGCGCCGTGGCCGCTGGGACGCGGCGCTGGCGAACGCGTTCGGCTTCGGCGGCCACAACGCGTCGCTGATCTTCACCAGGGCCTGA
- a CDS encoding helix-turn-helix domain-containing protein codes for MISESTRGGLAGALREWRSRRRVSQLELAMRTGTTQRHVSFIESGRSTPGRSMIIRLAESLEVPIRERNELLLAAGFAPVYPQTRLDDPQLEPIRTALERILHGHLPYPAVVVERHGDLVSANAAFHALTAGVAPHLLVPPVSVPRVLLHPQGLAPRIVNLDEWAWHIIGRIQAESVRNPDEQLQRLASELSDLAPPRPRESPDHLGFAVPLRLRAHDPADGRELTLITTLTHFGTAIDVTIAELRLEAFLPADLATSAMLAELLER; via the coding sequence GTGATCAGCGAATCGACCAGAGGCGGGCTCGCCGGAGCGTTGCGTGAATGGCGCAGTCGGCGGCGCGTCAGCCAGCTGGAACTGGCCATGCGCACCGGCACCACGCAGCGGCACGTCAGTTTCATCGAGAGCGGACGGTCGACCCCTGGCCGATCAATGATCATCCGGCTGGCCGAATCCCTGGAGGTGCCGATCCGCGAGCGCAATGAGCTGCTCCTTGCAGCCGGATTCGCACCGGTCTACCCGCAGACCCGCCTGGACGACCCTCAACTCGAACCAATTCGCACCGCCCTCGAACGGATCCTGCACGGCCACCTGCCGTACCCGGCGGTGGTCGTCGAGCGGCACGGAGACCTCGTCTCGGCCAACGCCGCCTTCCACGCCCTCACCGCGGGTGTGGCTCCGCATCTGCTCGTACCGCCGGTGAGCGTTCCCCGGGTGTTGCTGCATCCGCAGGGCCTCGCGCCACGCATCGTCAACCTCGACGAGTGGGCGTGGCACATCATCGGCCGCATCCAGGCCGAGAGCGTGCGCAACCCGGACGAGCAACTCCAACGCCTGGCCTCCGAACTCAGCGACCTGGCGCCACCACGTCCGCGCGAGTCACCGGACCACCTCGGCTTCGCCGTACCCCTGCGCCTGCGGGCACATGATCCAGCCGACGGCAGAGAGTTGACGCTCATCACCACGCTCACCCATTTCGGCACCGCCATCGACGTCACCATCGCCGAACTACGACTGGAGGCGTTCCTGCCGGCTGACCTGGCGACCAGTGCCATGCTGGCCGAACTCCTCGAGCGGTAA